One window from the genome of Tachypleus tridentatus isolate NWPU-2018 chromosome 11, ASM421037v1, whole genome shotgun sequence encodes:
- the LOC143232054 gene encoding uncharacterized protein LOC143232054 — MGRTANVLITIVGFMFFLNNVHSWESSHGRKGGGRGGRGFGAVVSSGGGGGGSWGGGFGGSFGGAGGGTSGFKTFSLSGRKGVGRSFSSSGHGGGSRKHGGGANGFAFSFGGGGLSGGGGGGGSFGGSSLSGRRLGGFGGGGSLGGLDWLIPFVGFGGGDWSGGGFGGGGGGGSYGSGGDNGWYESFDDGTGGFVTAFTFGGAGSGSRGGHRKSCSSCGGSHSW, encoded by the exons ATGGGTAGGACAGCGAATGTTCTCATAACTATTGTTGGCTTCATGTTTTTTCTCAATAACGTTCATTCGTGGGAAAGCAGTCATGGAAGAAAAGGTGGAGGACGGGGAGGAAGAGGATTTGGTGCGGTAGTAAGTTCTGGAGGTGGTGGAGGAGGAAGTTGGGGAGGAGGTTTTGGTGGAAGTTTTGGAGGTGCTGGAGGTGGAACTAGTGGGTTTAAAACTTTTAGTTTAAGTGGAAGAAAAGGAGTGGGAAGAAGTTTCAGCAGTAGTGGACACGGAGGTGGTTCAAGAAAACATGGTGGAGGAGCTAATGGATTTGCATTTTCGTTTGGAGGAGGAGGTTTgagtggtggtggtggtggagggGGCAGCTTTGGGGGAAGTAGCCTAAGCGGAAGAAGACTTGGTGGCTTTGGAGGAGGAGGTAGCCTAGGAGGATTGGACTGGTTGATACCCTTTGTAGGTTTTGGAGGTGGCGATTGGAGTGGTGGAGGATTTGGAGGTGGTGGAGGAGGTGGAAGCTATGGTTCTGGTGGAGATAACGGCTGGTATGAAAGTTTCGACGATGGAACTGGAGGATTTGTTACAGCGTTTACGTTTGGAGGAGCTGGGAGTGGTTCCAGAGGTGGGCACCGAAAATCTTGTAGTAGTTGTGG tggAAGCCACAGCTGGTAA